CCTGAGCTTGAGTGGGAAAAGAATGGGCTTGTGCCAAACGTAGTATTTAGCTGTGGTCAGTGTATTGTGGATGGGATTTTGTTTGTATATTACGGAGCTTGCGACACTTGCATTGGTGTTGCAGCAGTTGAGGTTGATAAGATAAAGTTTTAATTTTGCAAAGAAAGGAATATTACTACTTGATAAGAAAAACCTTACAAAAATCTTATCTCGTCAGAGTGAGCCCATACTCGAACCTGAGCTTGATGGGGAGATAAATAGGCACATATCCAATGTTGTTTTCAGTTGTGGCCATGTTGAGTTTGGAGATAAAGTGTTGGTGTATTATGGGGGAGCAGATACAGTTGTAGATGTTGCAAAATTGGACCTTAAAAATATAAAATTTGACTAAGAAGTTTTAAAATAAAAGGGGATTGAAATGGAGATAAATACAAAAAAGAGAAGGAAAAGTGTTACTCTTGAGGATATAGCCAGAAAACTTAATATTTCAAAAAATGCAGTTTCTCTTGCTCTGGCAAACAAGCCAGGTGTCTCTGAAAAGACAAGACAGCTTGTTTTTCAGACTGCAAAAGAGCTTGGCTATAAATTCAAAGAAAAAGAAGAACAAAAAGGGACAATAGCACTTATTATGACAAAAAATATTATTGAAGACCCGTACTTTTTCAGTGCGATAGTTTATTCAGTTGAAAATGAAATTAGGAAAAAGGGATACAATTTTAGTCTGTATTGCATAACAAGTGAAGATGAGAAGAGTATAGACCAGATTTTAACAAGTTCATCGTTTGAAGGGATTATAATTGTGTCTGCCATAAACGAGAATATGATCAAAAAAATTGAAGAAAAAAAGATTCCCACAGTTGTAATTGACAATTTAGTAGACAGTACCTGTATAGACACTGTAAACACAGACAATTACAGGTCTACAAAGGCAGCTATAGCGTATTTGATAAAGCAAGGATTTAAGCATATTGGTTTTATAGGAGACATTAATCACGCTATTAGTTATAGAGAAAGATGGGAAGGTTTTATGGATGCTCATGAAGAGTTTAAAATTGAGATTGACAAAAAAGTGTGTAAAATTGAAGGGTTCAAGGATTTTAGCAAAAATCCCGAACCGGAGATTCAGGCATTTTTAAAGAACTTGGAGAGAATGCCTCAGGTATTTTTTTGCGTAAATGATTTGTCTACATTGCTTACTGCTAACATACTGAAGGAAATGGGATTTCAGATTCCAAAAGATATTAGCATTGTTGGCTTTGATGATACTGAACTTGTGAAACACTTCAGACCAGCCCTTTCAATGATTCACATTGACAGAAATTATTATGGGCAAAGAGCGGTCAAGCAGCTACTTGAGAGAATAAAATATCCTAACAAACCAGTTGAAGATGT
This Caldicellulosiruptor changbaiensis DNA region includes the following protein-coding sequences:
- a CDS encoding glycoside hydrolase family 130 protein: MLLLDKKNLTKILSRQSEPILEPELDGEINRHISNVVFSCGHVEFGDKVLVYYGGADTVVDVAKLDLKNIKFD
- a CDS encoding LacI family DNA-binding transcriptional regulator: MEINTKKRRKSVTLEDIARKLNISKNAVSLALANKPGVSEKTRQLVFQTAKELGYKFKEKEEQKGTIALIMTKNIIEDPYFFSAIVYSVENEIRKKGYNFSLYCITSEDEKSIDQILTSSSFEGIIIVSAINENMIKKIEEKKIPTVVIDNLVDSTCIDTVNTDNYRSTKAAIAYLIKQGFKHIGFIGDINHAISYRERWEGFMDAHEEFKIEIDKKVCKIEGFKDFSKNPEPEIQAFLKNLERMPQVFFCVNDLSTLLTANILKEMGFQIPKDISIVGFDDTELVKHFRPALSMIHIDRNYYGQRAVKQLLERIKYPNKPVEDVRIFCRLNIRKSIKAL